The following is a genomic window from Calliphora vicina chromosome 5, idCalVici1.1, whole genome shotgun sequence.
TTACTTATACGTCCGTACCTAATCTAACTAATAGTATCTAatcaaactaattttaaaatgtattctctattaaacttaaatacattaattcttaaacagatctaaaatataaatttgtaatttgatttcactttatttaattttcaggtGTTGGTAAATCATGCCTCCTACTACAATTTACCGATAAACGTTTCCAACCTGTGCATGATTTAACAATTGGTGTTGAATTCGGTGCCCGCATGATAACTATCGATGGCAAACAAATCAAATTACAGATATGGGATACCGCTGGTCAAGAGGCATTCAGATCAATAACACGATCATATTATCGTGGTGCAGCTGGGGCTTTGTTGGTATATGACATTACAAGACGTGAAACTTTTAACCATTTGACAACATGGTTAGAGGATGCCCGACAACATTCAAATTCCAATATGGTTATAATGTTGATAGGAAATAAAAGGTAaacagaaatattattttatttgtgatGGCATTTTATGAATAACTTACAACTTacacttttgtttttgttatccaGCGATTTAGAGTCAAGACGTGAGGTTAAAAAGGAGGAGGGTGAAGCCTTCGCCCGTGAACATGGTTTAGTCTTTATGGAAACATCAGCACGTACCGCCGCCAATGTTGAGGAAGCTTTTATTAATACAGCCAAAGAAATTTATGAGAAGATTCAAGAAGGTGTTTTCGATATCAATAATGAGGTAAATTAAATAAGTGTTTAAATTTGAGGAACATTTTTcttcgaatttattttttaaatgctgGGTTAAATGaaagtgtatttttaaataccagAATTTATAGGTATATCTTATTGCAAAAATGTATTTCAATTCATACAAAGGCGTTCTTAGCCTTTGTATAAGAACAAATATATAGACAATGGAacataatagcggtattcacaatcttgtgcaaatggtctagcatcattgcaaatatataaaaaaattaaaaatctaaaaatgacCTTTTAACATTTGATtcagctcaccaaatactgaactcagaatttttttttgagaaacggtatcttagaatgaatttagtttttatttatttagttgggaacatccacAAAAATTAGTTTGGGGTCACCTAATGTACAGTAAAAGATAAAGTAgttgaaattttagttttcacaTTATTTCATTCACATAACAACTGGTctgataacattttttttaaaattgttaagcaCTCTATTTACTATTATCTGGTAACTCACTCTTAAACTAACGGaactttatacattttttgaatCACATCTGAACGAAGTTACATGTGAACAGTATTGTCCGCCAAtagattttgtgaaaaattaaattaaattctgaTATTACAagatgaaaattaagtaaatattaaaccttttaaattctttaataaatctTCAGTTACTTTATAATGAATAAAGCTATAAATTCTGTTTTGAAGAAAAACATCGTGGAAGATGTACAAAATTGCGTTTCGTACCGattaattgcttaaaaatacaaagtttctatcggactttacaataaaataaaaaaaaacaaaataatttatcatTCCCACGAAATTGTGGTATTTTCTGCTGATGATCGAATTGTAACGCTCTTAATCATTTTCTTCTGCAATTAGATTAATTAAGGACTTAGAAAGGCCCATGAAGTCAACtgtcaattttgaatgatgaaactaaaattaatcGGGTGGTGTCAGATGGACACACATGGTTGTTATCGCACATATGTATGTCAAACTATGAAATTTGGGGGGTGGATCAATCATGGTTTATGGATGTTTTCGTGGCAATGAGCTCGGTGTACATCGGCGTATCATTGGTATTATGAGTGCCACAGACAGTATCACCATATTGGAGGACTCTTATCTCCCAAGTCTCTGTATATATTCGGTGTTGAACATGGTcaacaagaaatatttatgcAGGACAATGATCCTAAGAACACcgcgaaaataacaaaaaaatggttTGTTGATAACGAAATCAAACTGCTCGAATTCACTGCTCCCAGTTCACATATTTAAACCCTATCGAGCACATTTGGATAATTTTGAAACGGAAAATTTTTGTCGAAAAAGACTCTCCATGTTGATTTGTGGGAGCGAGCCCCTCTAGCATGGCAAAATATAAGCTCAAACATTTCGGAAATATATGCCAGAAAGAAACAAAGCTCTAAAAAAATCACGtgttcatacaaaatattaattttacttttgatttaaaattagtatattgtatttaatccaatttttaaatttagtttttgtgtatCGTTTAAGTTAGTAAATtgataatcttttaaaattaattaatatttttagtgaACAATAAAATTCTTctgtaatacaaaaatttcgGGACTTTTTATGAACGGTTTTGTCTTCTACTGTATATGTgatataatgtattttctataattttatttatttaaccgGTTAtcaatttatacttaaaacaaaattagtaTTAATAATCAGCATAGCCGGAACGGACGGTAAATTTATTGACGCCTACTTGTTAAACGtataatttgttaacaaaattattatcaaattttaaaatgctattataaaaaaataatttattttactttttttctttcagGCCAACGGTATTAAAATTGGTCAACAGCATTCCCCGACAAATCCTGCACTGCCCGGTTCTGGTAATCAAGCTGGGTCAGCCAGTAGCGGTTGTTGTTAAAATTTGCTCGGCTTTTTTCATGCaactttaagtaaaaaaacaaacaaataaaaccgACATCAAACTAACAGTGAAAAAAtacttgtattttattttttacaccaTCTTTAcgatgaaaaaaactaaaaaaaaacaaattatagaaaaaacgaACTTTCTCTGAAATTAAATTCTTCTCCTTTTTAATAAT
Proteins encoded in this region:
- the Rab2 gene encoding ras-related protein Rab-2 gives rise to the protein MSYAYLFKYIIIGDTGVGKSCLLLQFTDKRFQPVHDLTIGVEFGARMITIDGKQIKLQIWDTAGQEAFRSITRSYYRGAAGALLVYDITRRETFNHLTTWLEDARQHSNSNMVIMLIGNKSDLESRREVKKEEGEAFAREHGLVFMETSARTAANVEEAFINTAKEIYEKIQEGVFDINNEANGIKIGQQHSPTNPALPGSGNQAGSASSGCC